DNA from Methanomicrobia archaeon:
TCCGCTCTGGGGACGCAGACCGTAAGCGTGAGAAATCTAAGATCCTCTGCGGAGGTATTACTGAGGAAGTGGCCCTTATCAGGCGGTATATAGACCTCGTCTCTGGACTCCACCTCGCTGCGTTCGTCCCCGATATGCATCAGGCCATTGCCGGATAAGAGGTAATATAATTCCTCTGCATCGGGATGATAGTGGGGCTGGATGCTCTGGCCGCTTGGAAGCGTGGTCTCGTAGATTGCGACGATTCTACTCGCACATTCACGGAGATTCACGCCACCTCGTAGTTTTTCAACAAACATCGCCTTCTCGTGATTCTCTCCTTCCATTCTACTCTCTGTTTCATGCGCTTAAGAAGAGATCATCGTTGCGTTGTTCATGGTGCCAGTGACCACGAAAT
Protein-coding regions in this window:
- a CDS encoding cupin domain-containing protein, which codes for MEGENHEKAMFVEKLRGGVNLRECASRIVAIYETTLPSGQSIQPHYHPDAEELYYLLSGNGLMHIGDERSEVESRDEVYIPPDKGHFLSNTSAEDLRFLTLTVCVPRAEGIPYIL